One Bos taurus isolate L1 Dominette 01449 registration number 42190680 breed Hereford chromosome 16, ARS-UCD2.0, whole genome shotgun sequence DNA window includes the following coding sequences:
- the CSRP1 gene encoding cysteine and glycine-rich protein 1 isoform X1, translating into MPNWGGGKKCGVCQKTVYFAEEVQCEGSSFHKSCFLCLVCKKNLDSTTVAVHGEEIYCKSCYGKKYGPKGYGYGQGAGTLSMDKGESLGIRHEEAPGHRPTTNPNTSKFAQKVGGSERCPRCSQAVYAAEKVIGAGKSWHKSCFRCAKCGKGLESTTLADKDGEIYCKGCYAKNFGPKGFGFGQGAGALVHSE; encoded by the exons ATGCCGAACTGGGGAGGAGGCAAGAAGTGTGGGGTGTGCCAGAAGACGGTGTACTTTGCTGAAGAGGTCCAGTGCGAAGGCAGCAGCTTCCACAAGTCCTGCTTCCTGTGCC tggtctgcaagaagaACCTGGACAGCACCACTGTGGCCGTGCACGGCGAGGAGATCTACTGCAAGTCCTGCTACGGCAAGAAGTATGGGCCCAAGGGCTACGGCTACGGGCAGGGCGCGGGCACCCTGAGCATGGACAAGGGGGAGTCGCTCGGCATCAGACATGAGGA GGCCCCCGGCCACAGGCCCACCACCAACCCCAACACGTCCAAGTTTGCCCAGAAGGTCGGGGGCTCCGAGCGCTGCCCGCGGTGCAGCCAGGCCGTCTATGCAGCCGAGAAGGTGATTGGCGCTGGGAAG tCCTGGCATAAGTCCTGCTTCCGATGTGCCAAGTGCGGCAAAGGCCTCGAGTCCACCACCCTGGCCGACAAGGATGGCGAGATTTACTGCAAAG GATGCTACGCAAAGAACTTCGGGCCCAAGGGCTTTGGCtttgggcagggggctggggctcTGGTTCACTCTGAGTGA